DNA sequence from the Desulfobacteraceae bacterium genome:
AGCCGGCGCATGGTTTCGACGCTGTCGTTGATGCCTTTGAGCAGCACGGTCTGGGACCCCAACGGAATGCCCGCATCGGCCAGCATGGCGCAGGCGCGGTAGGCCTCGGGGGTGCACTCGTCCGGATGGGTGAAGTGCAGGCTCATCCACAGGGGATGAAACTGGCGCAGCATGCGCACCAGTCGCGGGGTGATGCGCTGGGGCAGCACCGCCGGGGCCTTGGTGCCGATGCGCACGATCTCCACGTGGGGGATCTGGCGCAGCCGGGACAGGATCCAGGAGAGCTTCTCCTCGCCGATCATCAGCGGGTCGCCGCCGGAGATCAGCACGTCGCGGATCGCCGGGGTTTGGGCGATGTAGGCAAAGGCCTGCTCCAACCGGTTGCGGCTGGGGTGAATGGCGCCGCGGCCCACTACCCGCGATCGGGTGCAGTAGCGGCAATAGGTCGAACAAAAATCGGTCACCAGCAGCAGCACCCGGTCCGGATAGCGATGGACCAGGCCGGCAACCGGGCTCTGGGTTTCTTCACCCAGGGGATCGTCGGCCTCGCCGGCAGCGTGAACCGTCTCGTGAACGGTGGGAATGACGCTGCGCCGCAGGGGCTGTTGGGGGTCGTCCGGGGAGATCAGCCCCATGTAGTAGGGGGTGATGCCCAGGGGCAGGGACCTTTGCGACTGGCTGAACGCCCCGCGCTCTTCGGCTGAGAGCGAAATCATACTCTCCAACTGGGAAAGGGTGCGGATGCGGTGGCTGGTCTGCCACTGCCATTCGTTCCACAGTTTGCTGGGAACGCTGGGGAAGTGTCGCTTGCGGAACGATTTTACGGCTGGACTGAT
Encoded proteins:
- a CDS encoding KamA family radical SAM protein, which gives rise to MTETMHVPIERTEQLVAPPQPAAQESDDEPPDPSPCMAGAPALARTKPAGRVVPFPAHRAGTISPAVKSFRKRHFPSVPSKLWNEWQWQTSHRIRTLSQLESMISLSAEERGAFSQSQRSLPLGITPYYMGLISPDDPQQPLRRSVIPTVHETVHAAGEADDPLGEETQSPVAGLVHRYPDRVLLLVTDFCSTYCRYCTRSRVVGRGAIHPSRNRLEQAFAYIAQTPAIRDVLISGGDPLMIGEEKLSWILSRLRQIPHVEIVRIGTKAPAVLPQRITPRLVRMLRQFHPLWMSLHFTHPDECTPEAYRACAMLADAGIPLGSQTVLLKGINDSVETMRRLVHHLLKMRVRPYYLYQCDPISGSAHFRAPIAKGLEIIRGLRGFTSGYAVPTYVVDAPGGGGKIPLMPDCVVGRKNDALLLRNYENGVYRYPESCNVPPA